One Bacteroidota bacterium genomic window, TCAGTTTGGTTTCCGGCGTGTTTTGTCCCCAGTTGCTTTTAACGTATTTCCAGTCGGAGCCACTGCTGCTTTGCGAAGTGATCACCCCGGTATGGGCGTAAACGTCGCCGGTATAACCGGCCAGTCCGCCGCTGCCTTGTGTGGCATCGAAGGTGATAAGAACGGGCTTGTCGACCTGCGGAAATGCCGGGTTGGTTATTACAACCTGAGCTTTAACGGCAAATGGCAGTAAAAAGATTAGTGCCAGAAAAGAGTAAGACAATAAGTATTTAAGCATTTTGAGTTCTTTTTTGTAATATCTTGTATTTCTTAACAAAGATACAATATAACAGATTTTCAGGATCTTAAAAAATCATAAATTTTGAATGGTTTTCAGGGACTCCATCCTACGGGATGGAGTCCCTAAAAAAAAAGGCTGCTTTTCAGCAGCCTCTTCTTTTGTATTCAGTCAATCCCTATTCTTTGATAAACCTTGCGGTCTGTACTCCATTGCCGCTATGTACGGTAATGAAGTATACTCCGTTGTTAAGGTCGCCGGTCTCAATCCTGAGTTCTTTCAGGAAAGGAACGCCGGGGATAGAGCGAACGACAGCGCCAAGGCTGTTGATCACTTGAATTTTCTCAATACCTGCCTGACCGTTAAGGCCAATGTTGATGTATGACTGGCAAGGATTCGGGTAAACAGCTTCCAGAACTTCGCCGTCAAACTCATTGATATTGGCAAGTGAGTTCCAGAGGTTGTCAACGCTCATGGCAGTGTCAACTATTACGGTACGGTTCGGATCGCCGGTCCATTCGCCATTGTCCCAGCTCGGCTCATCGTTGATCACCCGGAAATACTTGTACATATATTCCTTTGCGTTGAGCACGAGGCTTTTTGTGTAGAACATTTCGTTACCGATAATAGGTTCCATCATCAGGAAAGCCAAAGTACCCGGCTGATTCCAGTCACCGGCATAATTTGTGAAATTACCTGCCATGTATACTTTGTCGGTTGCAGGGTCGAAAACGGTTGCATTCGAC contains:
- a CDS encoding T9SS type A sorting domain-containing protein, with product MKRLLLSFASVLLAVFVMAQYNVTFNVDVSGIAGFDPLTTEVYMAGDFLGGWEQPGTNPDYKMTANGMIYTLVWEMADGENILHYKYFLIYDGTASWDNGEWTGDPNREAVVKGEITFDQVFGDKPFGVVFTVDMSNATVFDPATDKVYMAGNFTNYAGDWNQPGTLAFLMMEPIIGNEMFYTKSLVLNAKEYMYKYFRVINDEPSWDNGEWTGDPNRTVIVDTAMSVDNLWNSLANINEFDGEVLEAVYPNPCQSYINIGLNGQAGIEKIQVINSLGAVVRSIPGVPFLKELRIETGDLNNGVYFITVHSGNGVQTARFIKE